A region from the Citrobacter telavivensis genome encodes:
- the marA gene encoding MDR efflux pump AcrAB transcriptional activator MarA: protein MSRRNTDAITIHSILDWIEDNLESPLSLEKVSERSGYSKWHLQRMFKKETGHSLGQYIRSRKMTEIAQKLKESNEPILYLAERYGFESQQTLTRTFKNYFDVPPHKFRITNMHGESRYLLPLNHCN from the coding sequence ATGTCCAGACGCAATACTGACGCTATCACCATTCATAGCATTTTGGACTGGATCGAAGATAACCTGGAATCGCCGCTCTCACTGGAAAAAGTGTCTGAGCGTTCAGGTTACTCCAAATGGCACCTGCAACGGATGTTCAAAAAAGAGACCGGCCATTCATTAGGCCAATACATCCGCAGCCGTAAAATGACCGAAATAGCGCAAAAATTAAAAGAAAGTAACGAGCCGATTTTATATCTGGCGGAACGTTACGGTTTCGAGTCGCAGCAGACGCTGACCCGGACGTTCAAAAACTATTTCGACGTTCCGCCGCATAAATTCCGTATTACCAATATGCACGGCGAATCGCGCTATTTGCTTCCGCTGAATCATTGTAACTAA
- the urtD gene encoding urea ABC transporter ATP-binding protein UrtD — protein MQPDEGLFTRQVPGDRYRQQTDPVLQLENINVSFDGFKALTDLTLNIGVGELRCIIGPNGAGKTTLMDVITGKTRPQSGKALYDQSTDLTTLDPIAIARQGIGRKFQKPTVFEALTVEENLELAMKNDKSVWASLRARLNSEQHDRIDEMLGLLRLRTERGRRAGMLSHGQKQFLEIGMLLVQEPHLLLLDEPAAGMTDAETEYTAELFRTLAGKHSLMVVEHDMGFVETIADHVTVLHQGRVLAQGSLRDVQANEQVIDVYLGR, from the coding sequence ATGCAGCCAGATGAAGGCCTTTTTACCCGCCAGGTTCCCGGCGATCGCTATCGCCAGCAGACGGACCCGGTGCTGCAACTGGAAAACATCAACGTCAGCTTTGATGGCTTTAAAGCGTTAACCGATCTCACGTTGAATATTGGCGTCGGCGAACTGCGCTGCATCATTGGCCCTAACGGCGCGGGGAAAACCACGCTGATGGATGTGATTACCGGGAAGACGCGTCCGCAAAGCGGCAAGGCGTTGTATGACCAGTCAACCGATCTGACCACGCTGGATCCGATCGCCATTGCCCGCCAGGGAATTGGCCGTAAGTTTCAAAAGCCGACGGTGTTCGAAGCGCTGACGGTGGAGGAAAACCTCGAACTGGCGATGAAAAACGACAAATCGGTGTGGGCGTCACTGCGCGCCAGGCTAAACAGCGAACAGCACGATCGCATCGATGAGATGCTGGGTCTGCTGCGCCTGCGGACAGAAAGAGGGCGTCGCGCCGGAATGTTGTCTCATGGTCAGAAGCAGTTTCTCGAGATCGGCATGCTGTTGGTGCAGGAGCCGCATCTGCTGCTGCTCGACGAACCCGCCGCCGGAATGACGGATGCAGAGACAGAATACACCGCAGAGCTGTTTCGCACGCTGGCGGGTAAGCATTCGCTGATGGTGGTGGAACATGATATGGGGTTTGTGGAAACCATTGCCGACCACGTCACGGTGCTCCATCAGGGACGGGTGCTGGCGCAGGGCAGTCTGCGCGACGTTCAGGCCAATGAGCAGGTGATTGATGTCTATCTTGGGCGCTAA
- the eamA gene encoding O-acetylserine/cysteine exporter, producing MTRKDGLLALLVVVVWGLNFVVIKVGLHAMPPLMLAGLRFLLVAFPAIFFVARPRIPLSLLLGYGLTISFGQFAFLFCAIKFGMPAGLASLVLQAQAFFTIVLGAFAFGERLQGKQIAGIALAVFGVLVLIEGSLNGQHVALLGFMLTLAAAFSWACGNIFNKKIMGHASRPPVMSLVVWSALIPILPFFAASLFLDGAAQIVQSLIAIDLTTILSLVYLAFVATIVGYGIWGTLLGRYETWRVAPLSLLVPVVGLASAALLLDETLSALQLFGAVLIMAGLYINVFGFRWRKTAQVRG from the coding sequence ATGACGCGCAAAGACGGGCTGTTGGCATTACTGGTGGTGGTGGTATGGGGGCTGAATTTTGTCGTCATTAAGGTCGGACTGCACGCGATGCCGCCGCTGATGCTGGCGGGGTTACGCTTTTTACTGGTGGCATTTCCGGCGATATTCTTTGTTGCGCGTCCGCGTATTCCGCTTTCGCTGCTGCTCGGTTACGGCCTGACGATAAGCTTCGGTCAGTTTGCCTTTCTGTTTTGCGCGATCAAATTCGGCATGCCGGCAGGGCTGGCGTCGCTGGTGTTGCAGGCGCAGGCCTTCTTCACCATCGTGCTCGGGGCATTTGCCTTTGGCGAACGTTTGCAGGGTAAACAAATTGCCGGGATTGCGCTCGCTGTCTTTGGCGTGCTGGTGCTGATTGAAGGCAGTCTCAATGGGCAGCATGTGGCGCTGCTCGGCTTTATGCTGACGCTGGCGGCGGCATTCAGCTGGGCCTGCGGCAATATCTTCAACAAAAAAATAATGGGTCATGCCTCGCGCCCGCCGGTGATGTCGCTGGTGGTCTGGAGCGCGCTGATCCCGATACTGCCGTTCTTTGCCGCCTCGCTGTTTCTCGACGGCGCGGCGCAAATCGTGCAAAGCCTTATCGCCATCGATCTGACAACGATCTTATCGCTGGTCTATCTGGCCTTTGTCGCCACAATTGTCGGCTACGGGATCTGGGGAACGCTGCTTGGTCGTTATGAAACCTGGCGTGTCGCGCCGCTCTCTCTGCTGGTGCCGGTGGTGGGACTGGCAAGCGCAGCGCTGCTGCTCGACGAAACGCTGAGCGCGCTGCAATTGTTTGGTGCGGTGCTGATTATGGCGGGTCTGTACATCAACGTGTTTGGCTTTCGCTGGCGCAAAACGGCGCAGGTGAGAGGGTAA
- the marB gene encoding multiple antibiotic resistance protein MarB, with product MKLLSSAMLALLLVVSGQSVAEQSAQPTTTNSRDTMIVPTSLEQSPFDFNHMGAGSDKSDELGVPYYNRHRL from the coding sequence ATGAAACTGTTGTCTTCTGCAATGCTGGCCCTGCTGCTTGTTGTCTCAGGTCAGAGCGTTGCGGAACAATCCGCGCAGCCCACCACGACGAACAGTCGTGACACGATGATTGTCCCCACCTCTCTGGAACAGTCGCCGTTTGATTTTAACCATATGGGCGCGGGAAGCGATAAGTCCGACGAACTGGGCGTGCCTTATTACAACCGGCACCGCCTGTGA
- the urtC gene encoding urea ABC transporter permease subunit UrtC, with protein sequence MTMPMTLTLARKAPRVSRVLGAIILLTLVILPFLTLLPADHPLAISVWTLQLAGKILCYAVVAVALDLVWGYAGMLSLGHGLFFALGGYAMGMYLMRQASGEGLPAFMSFLSWSELPWFWWGTQHFAWAMALVVLVPGGLALIFGYFAFRSKIKGVYFSIMTQALTFAGMLLFFRNETGFGGNNGFTGFTTLLGMPITATTTRIGLFLATLLLLMLALWLGFALARSKFGRILTAVRDAENRLMFCGYDPKGFKLLVWTLSAVLCGLAGALYVPQVGIINPSEMSPTNSIEAAIWVALGGRGSLIGPVIGAVTVNGAKSLFTVIMPEYWQLFLGLIFIGVTLFLPRGVIGLFRKGEK encoded by the coding sequence ATGACGATGCCAATGACCTTAACACTGGCGCGTAAAGCGCCGCGTGTCAGCCGGGTATTGGGGGCGATTATCCTGCTGACGCTGGTGATCCTGCCGTTTCTCACCTTGCTGCCCGCCGATCATCCGCTGGCCATTTCTGTGTGGACGCTTCAGCTTGCCGGGAAAATTCTTTGCTATGCGGTCGTTGCTGTGGCGCTGGATCTCGTCTGGGGCTATGCCGGAATGCTGTCGCTGGGACACGGGCTTTTCTTCGCGCTTGGCGGCTATGCGATGGGGATGTATCTGATGCGCCAGGCCTCCGGCGAAGGGTTGCCGGCGTTTATGTCCTTTCTTTCGTGGAGTGAATTGCCGTGGTTCTGGTGGGGAACCCAGCATTTTGCGTGGGCAATGGCGCTGGTGGTGCTGGTTCCGGGGGGGCTGGCGCTCATCTTTGGCTATTTTGCCTTCCGCTCGAAAATTAAGGGCGTCTACTTTTCGATCATGACGCAGGCGCTGACCTTCGCCGGTATGCTGCTGTTCTTTCGTAATGAAACCGGCTTTGGCGGCAACAATGGCTTTACCGGATTTACCACTCTCCTCGGAATGCCGATCACCGCGACGACTACCCGCATTGGGCTGTTTCTGGCGACGCTATTACTGCTGATGCTGGCACTGTGGCTGGGATTTGCGCTGGCGCGCAGTAAATTTGGCCGGATCCTCACCGCCGTGCGCGACGCGGAAAACCGGCTGATGTTTTGCGGCTATGATCCGAAAGGCTTCAAGCTGCTGGTCTGGACGCTCTCCGCCGTGCTGTGCGGACTGGCGGGGGCGCTGTATGTGCCACAGGTCGGAATTATTAACCCCAGCGAAATGTCACCCACCAACTCTATCGAAGCCGCCATCTGGGTGGCGCTCGGCGGGCGCGGTTCGCTGATTGGCCCGGTCATCGGCGCGGTGACGGTGAACGGCGCTAAAAGCCTCTTCACCGTTATCATGCCGGAATACTGGCAGCTGTTTCTGGGGCTTATCTTTATCGGCGTCACGCTTTTTCTACCGCGCGGCGTGATAGGCCTGTTCCGCAAAGGAGAAAAATAA
- the marR gene encoding multiple antibiotic resistance transcriptional regulator MarR produces MKSTSDLFNEIIPLGRLIYMVNQKKDRLLNDYLSPLDITAAQFKVLCSIRCAGCITPVELKKVLSVDLGALTRMLDRLVCKGWIDRLPNPNDKRGVLVKLTEHGAAICEQCHQLVGQDLHQELTKNLTADEVATLEHLLKKVLP; encoded by the coding sequence GTGAAAAGCACCAGTGACTTATTCAATGAAATCATCCCACTGGGGCGCTTGATCTACATGGTCAATCAGAAAAAAGATCGTCTGTTGAACGACTATCTCTCACCGCTGGATATCACAGCAGCACAGTTTAAAGTGCTCTGCTCTATCCGCTGTGCGGGCTGCATTACCCCGGTTGAACTGAAAAAAGTGCTGTCTGTCGATCTCGGTGCCTTGACGCGCATGCTCGATCGTCTGGTCTGCAAAGGCTGGATTGACAGACTTCCTAACCCGAATGACAAGCGCGGCGTACTGGTGAAACTCACCGAGCACGGCGCGGCAATTTGTGAGCAATGTCATCAATTAGTAGGACAAGACCTGCACCAGGAATTAACAAAAAACTTAACGGCGGACGAAGTGGCAACGCTTGAGCATTTGCTTAAGAAAGTCCTGCCGTAA
- the urtE gene encoding urea ABC transporter ATP-binding subunit UrtE yields the protein MLQVNELNQYYGGSHILRGVTFDARPGEVTCLLGRNGVGKTTLLKCLMGLIPARSGTVTWQEKNITHRKPHQRVQAGIAYVPQGREIFPRLTVEENLLLGLSRFSSREAKTVPEEIYTLFPVLKEMKQRRGGDLSGGQQQQLAIGRALASRPQLLILDEPTEGIQPSVIKEIGQVIAQLARRGDMAILLVEQFYDFAAELADNYLLMSRGSIIQRGRGENMASEGVRGLVAI from the coding sequence ATGCTACAGGTGAATGAACTGAATCAATACTACGGTGGCAGCCATATTCTGCGCGGCGTCACCTTTGACGCCAGGCCTGGTGAAGTGACCTGCCTGCTGGGGCGCAACGGCGTGGGTAAAACCACCTTGCTGAAGTGTCTGATGGGGTTGATCCCGGCACGTAGCGGAACGGTGACCTGGCAGGAGAAGAATATCACCCATCGTAAGCCGCACCAGCGGGTACAGGCGGGTATCGCGTATGTGCCACAGGGCCGCGAAATATTCCCGCGACTCACGGTCGAAGAAAACCTGCTGTTGGGGTTATCGCGTTTTTCGTCGCGTGAAGCCAAAACGGTACCGGAAGAGATCTACACGCTGTTCCCGGTACTGAAAGAGATGAAACAGCGACGCGGCGGCGATCTCTCGGGCGGTCAACAGCAGCAGCTGGCGATTGGTCGTGCGCTGGCGAGTCGTCCGCAATTGTTGATTCTCGATGAGCCGACGGAGGGCATTCAGCCTTCTGTTATCAAGGAGATAGGTCAGGTGATCGCCCAACTTGCCCGTCGCGGCGACATGGCGATTTTGCTGGTTGAGCAGTTCTACGACTTCGCGGCAGAACTGGCAGACAACTATTTGCTGATGTCGCGCGGCAGCATTATTCAACGCGGGCGTGGCGAAAATATGGCATCAGAAGGGGTACGCGGATTAGTGGCTATCTGA
- a CDS encoding MarC family NAAT transporter, with protein sequence MMDLFKAIGLGLVVILPLANPLTTIALFLGLAGNMNSAERNHQSLMASVYVFAIMMVAYYAGQLVMNTFGISIPGLRIAGGLIVAFIGFRMLFPQQKAHDSPEARSKSEELEDEPTANIAFVPLAMPSTAGPGTIAMIISSASTVRHGTDFPGWVITVAPPIIFALVAVILWGCLRSSGAIMRLVGKGGIEAISRLMGFLLVCMGVQFIINGVLEIIKTY encoded by the coding sequence ATGATGGATTTGTTTAAAGCAATAGGACTGGGGCTGGTGGTGATTCTTCCTCTGGCAAATCCATTGACAACCATCGCGCTGTTTCTCGGCCTTGCCGGGAATATGAACAGTGCGGAACGCAATCACCAGTCGCTTATGGCTTCGGTTTACGTGTTCGCCATCATGATGGTGGCCTACTATGCGGGCCAGCTGGTGATGAATACCTTCGGCATCTCCATTCCAGGCCTGCGCATCGCCGGGGGCTTAATTGTGGCGTTTATCGGTTTCCGTATGCTATTTCCGCAGCAGAAAGCGCATGATTCGCCTGAGGCGCGGAGTAAGTCGGAAGAACTGGAAGACGAGCCGACCGCCAATATTGCCTTTGTGCCGCTGGCGATGCCAAGCACGGCGGGGCCGGGAACCATAGCGATGATCATCAGCTCCGCCTCAACGGTGCGTCACGGAACGGATTTTCCTGGCTGGGTGATTACCGTCGCGCCGCCGATCATCTTTGCGCTGGTGGCGGTGATCCTGTGGGGATGTTTACGCAGTTCCGGGGCGATTATGCGTCTGGTGGGTAAGGGCGGTATTGAAGCCATTTCCCGCCTGATGGGCTTTCTGCTGGTCTGTATGGGCGTGCAGTTTATTATTAACGGCGTGCTGGAAATTATTAAAACCTACTGA
- the ydeE gene encoding efflux MFS transporter YdeE has translation MNKTLRRSTLALLASSLLLTIGRGATLPFMTIYLNRQYDLGVDLIGYAMTIALTIGVVFSLGFGILADKFDKKRYMLLAISAFAFGFIAIPLVHNVVLVVLLFALINCAYSVFATVLKAWFADHLSPGAKAKIFSLNYTVLNIGWTVGPPLGTLLVMQSINLPFWLAAICSAFPLVFIQLLVKRSVAAVDGENSVAWSPSVLLHDKALFWFTLSAFLASFVSGAFASCLSQYVMVVADGNFAEKVVAVVLPVNAAVVVSLQYALGRRLTPGNIRPLMAFGTVCFVIGLGGFMISGNSLLLWGVSAAIFTLGEVIYAPGEYMLIDNIAPSGMKASYFSAQSLGWLGAAVNPLASGVILTSFPAWTLFVVLMIAIIAAWALMLKGMRARPWGQAALC, from the coding sequence ATGAACAAGACTTTGAGACGATCCACCCTCGCTTTACTCGCCTCCTCACTGTTGTTGACGATCGGTCGCGGCGCAACGCTGCCCTTCATGACCATTTATCTGAATCGCCAGTACGACCTGGGCGTGGATCTGATCGGCTATGCCATGACCATCGCGCTGACCATCGGCGTGGTCTTTAGCCTCGGTTTTGGCATTCTGGCGGATAAGTTCGACAAGAAGCGCTACATGCTGCTGGCAATTTCCGCCTTTGCCTTTGGCTTTATCGCCATTCCACTGGTGCATAACGTGGTGCTGGTGGTACTGCTCTTTGCCCTGATTAATTGCGCATACTCGGTGTTCGCCACCGTGCTGAAAGCATGGTTTGCCGACCATCTCTCACCCGGCGCGAAGGCGAAAATCTTCTCACTGAACTATACGGTGCTGAATATCGGCTGGACGGTGGGCCCACCGCTGGGCACGCTGCTGGTGATGCAGAGCATCAACTTGCCCTTCTGGCTCGCGGCAATCTGCTCCGCCTTTCCGCTGGTGTTTATCCAACTGCTGGTCAAGCGCTCTGTCGCCGCCGTCGACGGCGAAAACAGCGTCGCCTGGTCGCCTTCCGTGCTGCTGCATGATAAAGCGCTGTTCTGGTTTACGCTGTCAGCGTTTCTGGCCTCGTTTGTGAGCGGCGCGTTTGCATCCTGCCTCTCCCAGTACGTTATGGTCGTTGCCGACGGCAACTTCGCGGAGAAAGTGGTGGCAGTGGTGTTACCCGTTAACGCCGCGGTGGTCGTCAGCTTGCAGTACGCACTGGGACGCAGACTGACGCCGGGAAACATTCGCCCTCTGATGGCCTTTGGCACGGTCTGTTTTGTCATTGGCCTCGGCGGGTTCATGATCTCCGGCAACAGCCTGCTGTTATGGGGTGTATCCGCCGCGATCTTTACCCTTGGCGAAGTGATCTACGCGCCAGGTGAGTACATGCTGATCGACAACATCGCCCCTTCGGGCATGAAGGCCAGCTATTTCTCCGCGCAGTCGCTGGGCTGGTTGGGGGCGGCGGTTAACCCGCTGGCCAGCGGCGTTATTCTGACCTCTTTCCCCGCGTGGACGCTGTTCGTCGTCCTGATGATAGCGATTATTGCCGCGTGGGCGCTGATGCTTAAAGGCATGCGCGCCAGGCCCTGGGGCCAGGCGGCGCTGTGCTGA
- a CDS encoding sugar transporter — protein MTTQTVSRKVAWLRVVTLAIAAFIFNTTEFVPVGLLSDIAQSFNMQTAQVGIMLTIYAWVVALMSLPFMLLTSQVERRNLLICLFALFIVSHVLSFLAWNFTVLVISRIGIAFAHAIFWSITASLAIRLAPAGKRAQALSLLATGTALAMVLGLPLGRIVGQYFGWRTTFFAIGMGALITLICLIKLLPKLPSEHSGSLKSLPLLFRRPALMSLYLLTVVVVTAHYTAYSYIEPFVQTVAGLSANFATVLLLVLGGAGIIGSVIFGKLGNRHASALITVAIALLLACLMLLLPAADSESHLAVLSIFWGIAIMVIGLGMQVKVLALAPDATDVAMALFSGIFNIGIGAGALVGNQVSLHWSMSTIGYVGAIPALAALIWSVIIFRKWPVSLEEQPQHS, from the coding sequence ATGACAACTCAAACGGTCTCCCGCAAAGTCGCATGGTTACGGGTCGTTACGCTGGCTATTGCTGCGTTTATTTTCAATACCACAGAATTTGTCCCTGTGGGCCTGCTCTCCGATATCGCGCAGAGTTTTAACATGCAGACCGCGCAGGTCGGGATCATGCTGACGATCTACGCCTGGGTTGTCGCGCTGATGTCCCTGCCGTTCATGCTGCTGACCAGCCAGGTTGAGCGGCGTAACTTGCTGATTTGCCTGTTTGCACTGTTTATCGTCAGCCATGTGCTCTCATTCCTGGCGTGGAACTTTACCGTGCTGGTGATAAGCCGTATCGGGATTGCCTTTGCTCATGCAATCTTCTGGTCGATTACCGCCTCACTAGCGATCCGCCTTGCCCCAGCGGGCAAACGCGCTCAGGCACTAAGTTTACTTGCCACCGGAACAGCGCTGGCGATGGTGCTGGGCTTACCGCTCGGGCGCATTGTCGGCCAGTATTTTGGCTGGCGAACCACGTTCTTCGCTATCGGGATGGGAGCGCTAATCACCCTGATTTGCCTGATCAAACTGCTGCCAAAATTACCAAGCGAACACTCGGGTTCGCTGAAAAGTCTGCCACTGCTGTTCCGTCGTCCGGCGCTGATGAGCCTCTACCTGTTGACGGTCGTGGTGGTGACAGCGCACTACACCGCGTACAGCTACATCGAACCGTTTGTGCAGACCGTTGCCGGGCTAAGCGCCAATTTCGCCACCGTACTGTTACTGGTACTGGGCGGTGCAGGCATTATCGGCAGCGTTATCTTTGGTAAGCTTGGCAATCGCCACGCTTCGGCGCTCATTACCGTTGCCATTGCACTGCTGCTGGCCTGCCTGATGCTGCTGTTACCTGCCGCGGACAGTGAATCTCATCTGGCGGTCCTGAGTATCTTCTGGGGAATTGCCATCATGGTCATTGGCCTGGGAATGCAGGTAAAAGTCCTCGCGCTGGCCCCGGACGCCACGGATGTAGCGATGGCGCTGTTCTCCGGCATTTTCAATATTGGTATTGGCGCAGGCGCGCTGGTGGGAAATCAGGTGAGTCTGCACTGGTCGATGTCAACGATTGGTTATGTGGGCGCCATTCCTGCCCTCGCTGCGCTTATCTGGTCAGTGATTATTTTTCGTAAATGGCCAGTCTCACTGGAAGAGCAGCCACAGCATTCCTGA